The nucleotide sequence ttatagaaataatgaataaggtgataatgataatgataataataagtagcgGGACAAATACGggaattggagcatgggaaactgaaaattaagttcggagataggacaattggaatttcaaatagctaaatttagaaatcggaattttgaagaattagactttaatgattgaaatttttaagagaaataaatgggtaagtatggaataatgttactaattaatcaaaacgatatttggacggatgaattagtgaatagtgagatttgtgagattaaaaattaaattggaaaatcggattttgaagaaagtgatatttgaacggatgaaagtgaatagcgggattttgaaaattaagtttgaaagtcggacctttgaataattgaactctaattattggaatttttagaagaaagaaataagtaaacgtggaatttacaataatgataacaaagatgatattgaaatgaataaaagtgaatggtggaaattttttagtctaaaggttaaatttggaaatccggttttgaatagttaaattttaatgattgaaataaataaataaacaaataaacacggaataatgatactaattaacaaaaataatgtttaaaaaaagagaatagtggaatttttctaattgagaatttgaattaggaCGTTGTTTTATAAAGGatatgactttgaataaataggtaggtatgggattataatactaattagcgagaataatatttaggcgaataaggatggatagtagaatttttgggattgaagttttaattaagGCATGGGGTTTTCAgaagattggactttgaatagacatgaaataatgattctaattgatgaggataaaatttagacgaactgtagaatttttaggatttgaaaaattgagttaagacaagagatttttgaagaactaggttttaaataaatagacgaatatgagataataaaCCTAATTAACGAAAacaagatttaaacgaattactgagaaactaaattaagacagtggatttttgaaggattagactttgaataactaaataaacatgggataataattcgatttatgaaaatataatttaaacaagaatttgaagaattaaattaaaaacatgggatttttgaagggttaGGCTAGATAATAAATGAatgtataagataataattccCATTGATGgacataagatttaaacgagtatttgaagaattaaattacgGCATGGGATTTTCTTAATGGATTAGACTTCGAACAACCAATAATGCGGGATGATGATTCGATTTATGAGAttaagatttaaacaagtacttgaagaattaaattaaagcgTTAGATTTTAGAAGGATTGGCATAGATAGATAGGAgaatatatgataataattctagttgataaatatgagatttaaaagagtatttgaaaaattaaattaaaacacgTGACTTTTTTGGTAGattggattttgaataaataataaatacgggataatgatttgatttatgaaaatatgatttatacaataattaaattaaaacctagGATTTTTTAAGGATTAATATAGATAGATAGGagaatataagataataattctaattgatgaacaaaaggtttaaaaaagtatttgaagaattaaattaagacatgtgatgattttttttttgatagcttggactttgaataaataataaataagggataatgatttgatttataaaaatatgatttaaacaagtattttgaagtattaaattaaacttaggatttttttgaaggattgaCATGGATAGATAGGTGAATATAGAataataattctagttgatGAACATAAGGTTTAaaagagtatttgaagaattaaattaagacatgtgatgattttttttttatagcttggactttgaataaataataaataagggataatgatttgatttataaaaatatgatttaaacaagtattttgaagtattaaattaaacttaggatttttttgaaggattggcatGGAGCCTATCACCCACACGAACTGGGCTtgggctccaactcaagcccaagtccaatgtCTTCATTGGGCAAGCCTAATACAATAACCCATCACCAACTTGGGCCTAGTGCCCCAATCCAAGCCAAAGTCCAAAGATGTcaatgggcaagcccaaggcaATTAAAGCCTTCACAAACTTGGGCTTCTCTTTTGGGCTCAACCCActaaaatccaaatccatacccatcttctctttgggcCTTTCAGCCACGTGCTCTTAAAGCGGAGGTGAGAGAGGCATCGCCGGAGGTCCTGGAAGGTGGTCCAAGCTGCAACCGCTCCGCGCCGTTTCGCCGTGTCGCGCTGCCTCCTCCGCCGTCGAACACGTCCAACTACAGCGGCTTGGTGTCGGTGTGGAGCCTGCTGCTGCAGCCTTCATGGCATGGAGAGCTTCGTCGGCGGACATCACCCTCGACGTCGCCGCCGAGGAGCCCCTATAGCATGCGAGCCGTGCGGAGGATTTGAACCCGGCGCTAGTGGATGACGAGGCTACGGCGAAAGCTGACGGCGACGACGTTACGCGAAGTGCGAAAGTGCATGGGGCTCGTCGGAGTGCTGTAGAAGAAAACCACCGCTTCTAGAGCCGCGTCCTAGGCTGGAGAGAGTACAGACGTAGGGGGTGTGCATGAGAGATGATGGGCGTGTACATGGCTTCCAGAGGTGAGACATGGTGGGTAGAATCACATACAGGGTTGCAAGCATGAGGATATGAAATGCATGACTGCACAAGCCTCTCTTTCATGTGACACTCATGGGTTCAAAGCGAGGGGGACTCACGAAACTAAAAGAAACCCAAGTTTAGAACACGCATACAGGGGGTTCAGCTTAACGAAAGTGAATAATGGACCTTGTCTACCTTCACCAGAATAACAAATCAATACTCAAAATAGAACCAAAAACACCAAGAGGAGTTTAAATGTGAGTTAAACTTGGCTCCTCAAACATcacttaaaaaaacaatattcagGAATCAATGGAAATAACTGAACGATGTTTAACATCTAATAGCCAAAATGATGAGAAAGTGATGGAGTACGAAATGTCTGGGGATCTAACATGCAAGTTGcctctgttttccttttcttcctccaAAAAAAACTATCTCCTCCttgaccccccccccccccctccccccctctgGCAGCCGGTGCTATCTTCCTTTTCAAGCCATCTCCCCCCTCTTTCCTGTTCATGCCCTCAGCAGCATGGCCTCCTAACCACCTTCATGGCTGCCCGTCCCATCTAGCCAGGATTCATGGTAAGAGAGGGGGGTCCCCCTCACACTTCAAAAGGAATgccatgaaaaataataaaaagaaaaaccaaactcTACTCCCCCCGGGTCTTCACCCTAACAAGGGTCTacaatatgatattttgttttgtaagtttgaattaatgaaataaagtatttgaCTTTGAATTATATGGTCTTAGTCAACggattataattgttgacattttcggGCCtaatcaatgggttataatagttgatattatatggtcatagtcaacgggttataatagttgaccttatagTCCtagtcaacgggatataattgttaacatttggttttgtttaccttaactagaacaaatttgaaactagtcacTCATTTGTGAAGTTCCATCTAATCGAGCACCATTTGCTATTTGATAAccagtaaagatattttgaatgtattttatttggttttgatgataaattgttttgaattggATATAAGaaagttttattgaaaagttttgaatatattagcatgtttaactcaaaagtttttatgaaaatgaatatatgttatatctcctgtttgtaattataattaaaaatgtttgatccatgaaattgtattgatgttccttattgagctttaaaCTCATAGCCCTtcgttgatattttttttttaaatactctCAGTTTGGacgaggagtgatggctaggctggagaatttttatttgttaggatttggttcaaactttattttggatattatttagatgctaaaatttaattcctgtttaaattatttgaatctggagttatttggacaataacactctggttgatgtgttagttttttttaaagttgatacttgaagattttagaattttgtcctactactctgaacaggaatttggtaattggtaaaatttcagttacaatatgaatgtttaTGTCGTTTCCAAtttgagcctttgggcttgaggtgtgaaatgaccttcatgcccttggagtgggttttggggcgtgacatgTATGGTCAATTTTGAGTCTTTATTTTTGAACTAGTATATTTAGGTTATAGGTTCGTAAATATGCTACAATTGTCATATGCGTTTTGAAAAGTCAATATATATagaatgagagagaaaataaaagaattataattaatattctttttattaatttcattttaaatttatgagaagttgttataaaatatcaaaattgagataatCTCTAAGAGtattttgtaatgtttttaaCATTAGATCGaacattgaattgaaaaagttaaTGATTCACCATTCACTAATTGGGTTGATGGTTGAATTATAGTCAAACCAGTgaagtcataaatatataatttatattttatttaaattaaaaataattataaaaaatttaaaatatatatataattcaaattattaataatgtgtcattttgtatatttgatatttgaaattaaataataaagataaatacaaatgtattaatatattgaattttattaaatagaatatgtataatatgaagatatatttaagatgaaaataatataaatatttatggatttttttattttaaaatttaaaattttattatatataattaatttatattattttcatatttattatttatcattgataattactataaaaataaacatagatataaatatttatatttttttaaaagctttatataataaatatttatcaaCCTATATAGCACACTTGGTCCTCATCACCTTTTGTTAAACATTGGCTTGAGTTCCTATCATGCAAAATTCTCTTTTATTAAAGACAAAATCTATCCCACATCATAAAATGGCAAAGCAAATGTGTGATATAAATACAAATGTACAACTCAAAGGGTAATTAATTGTGATGGTGAGCTTTGGAGGGAAACAGAGAAAGTCCACCTAGGTTTTGGTCAAACAAGGGTTGATTGATTCATATGAAACTAGACAATCCATCCGACTCGGTGGTTCAAAGACGGCCCAACCCTTGGACGTTTCACCAACCAAACCGGATCGGAAATGTTGTTGGTCGACCATTGGATCGActtctgatttttaaaacagtATTATTTTGTCATCTTTTTGGAATCTTCAGTAATTGATCTTACTGTTATCATCGATATGGACACTCCACTAAACAACATAAATTATTTGCATCTTCATGGTTTtgtttgaattctttttttatgtATCATATTTTGGATAAATTTCCCTATCAATTTCACAAATCCATTTACTTTCATATAACAAATTGGTATTAGAGTACACAACAACAAATTGGTATTAGAATGCATAACGAGGTTAAAGATCGATTGATCCAACATGATTTAAATGTGGCATTAGAATAGGAGAAACTTGTTGAGGATAGAAGAAATTGAATAGTTACACTTGTAGCACTATTATATCATATCTAACCAAGGATGTGAAGgcttatatctatatatatatatatatatatataagttcaatATAAAGAAGGTATGATTATGACAActcatttaaaatgaatttgataaaaTTCTTATTGACAGTAAAACTTTTGGATGTTAAAATTGATGATGAAGTTAAAGGTGTTATTGTTTCTAAATTCATCATCAAACTTATATGATCACTTGACTACGACCTTACTTTATGAGagagaaaaatgttaaattcaAAGATATCTCAAATACATTAACAAATAATGAATATAGAAAATCAGATGTTGAGAAACAAAATAACTATTTCTTAGAAGGTTAAACTATATGAAGTAGATTTgagtagaaaaaaatatatggaaaaaaaagaaaaatctcattCAAATTCAAAGGTCATtacaataaatgaatttttatttttccataataaGAGGTATTGGAAGAAAGATTCtcataaactaaaaataaataaaataaaaaagctagTGTTCCAtgtgatgaaaattttaatgattcAAATTTTGCCTTGGTGGAACTTCCACCTCATTGTCACATAGATGAGTAAGTCTTGGACTCAAGATATATTCACCATATGTGTCTCAATAGGGATTGGTTTTCTAGTTCTAAAAGACTAGATGGAAGAACTTTGTTGATGGGTAATGATAATGCCTATAAAATACATAAAGTAACATTAAGTTATATTTACATAATAGTATCATAAGGTGTTTGATTAATGTCCAATATGTGAAGAATGAAATTAGTTCTATTTCCCTTCAGGAAGAAGGTTGTTGGATGTAAGTTGGTATATGTATAGAATGAAATCTAATCAATAAGGAAAGATTGTATAGATATCTAGGCTAAATTGTTTACAAAATGATATATACAATAGAAATGCGACATTGACAATAAAGAAGTGTTCTCTCCTATAGTTAACCATTTTTCTATTAGATTGTTGCTAGCCCTTGTTGCTTAGTATGATCTAGAGTTGTCTCaattaaatgtgaaaattgtcTTTTTCCACGATGATTTAGATGAAAATATATATGTCTTAATGGAAGgattataaagaatttgaaaaagaataataaattaaccaaatagttaaaataatcTCCTCAACAATGGCACACACGATTTGACCaatttatggtaaaaaaaaaaaaacattaaaaaccaaTTCGATTATTGTGTTTATTTTAGCATATTATCTTTTAGAAACTTTATGTATTTGTTAATATATGCTGATGATATATTAATTGTGTGAAACAGCATGACAAGAATTGAGatgttgaaaaatcaattaaggaTTGAGTTTGCAATTACGGATCTTGGAAATGAGCGAAATATTctctaaataaatataataaggaACAAAAGAAAGGGGCTTATtataaaaacaacattttttttttgttgagaaCCTTGGATTACTCCGTTCCTTAGCCCTGAATCTTGTAAGGTGCATACAATTATTTATAGGCTCTTTAGATCTAATACAACGAAAAATATGACATTTAAAACCATATTAAAACTTAGATCTAAGGATTTAGAAGTCATACTTGTGATTTGGGTGTTCCCAACTTAAATCAAATCCTTAGAAGACGTCGTTTATCCAACGATTTTCCATCCAATCTCTCATTTCACACATCCTCATACTAGTACCCTCTTTCTCTCACTTGAGGATGGTTAGGGTTTGTTCTCTCTTTCTTGAATATGAATGACAAATGTCTAAAGCTTTAACCCCTAAATGGGTATTTATAAGTTTTCCTATGAGCTTAAAAGACTTGAgttcaaattgagtttggatCACCTACTTCAGCTTACttgggtcttaattaattaattagctctattgagcttcaattaattaattaaccaaattCAAAAACTTCATTCATTAGATCTAATGCaacttccatttttacctaaaTGCccttatgtttttattaaaatgccTTACGTACACttgtgaactaaaaacccaaaatctctcAAACAAAATATGTCACCATGAACTAGGAGCTCAAGTAAGGACCACTATAACCCATAGAAAAATAGTAgttcccaaaaaaaatcaaaatttgaaatcaactCAACACTCCATTAAAGAGAATAGATTGCATTTCGGTATTTATGTAATTATAGCAAGGCGAAGCTTGGACCTatgacttactatccactaTATCCAAACTCCTTATGAATCAGTGTTTATTatttaacaaggtagtgttatcaaacctctcaagattacctttctgatcattaagttaaaaatgatcCTATTATGTAACAAATTGATATACTATAACTCATAAAGAGCTtatgttaaattccactaaagaaattgttttgGTCAAGTCTTGTCGATCACATATCCATTAGATCACCCAATGGTTTACTATCCTAATCACATAAGATATCATAGTATTTTTATCGAAAATACATGTTGCGACCAAACTCCATCAACATTGACCCAATTTGTAGGAGTATATGACCATATTAGGGTTTCAAAtcataggtcaaagtctctTGTTGACATCAACATAGTTTTAATATCCTCTTAAAGTTAAGAGTTCATggagtatagtagcttggtgaatcctaataattgataattttacatcatgactcaccgtaggtcctatttaatgtataaccatacatactaATGCACTTATCATGGAAACTCCTCTTGATGCTTAAGACAACTTACTTCTCTAATTAGAAGGTAGCATACTACAATTTATGTTAAATTGCACAAATTCATAAACCAAATATGAATTACTATCATCTTGTAAATAACTCAcgacttagatcttttgtgtTATTCTTAATGCACTTAAGTTATATACAATATAAGTGGTATGAACATGAATGTTTGGATAACCAATCAATATATAAGGGATAATAAGAggaataagaaatataaataaatatttttattaatgaatttaaaatccgttacatcatatcatgctttatATAACTCTATCCTAACAAGTTTAAAGTACTTTATCATATTGGTTTGATTTTTACAACAGAGTTAGTAGGTATTCATTTGGCACCTTATATGAAGCTTAGTGCAAAGATGTCTCCTTTCTCATATGAAGAAGTCGTGGAGGACATGAATAATGTTTCATATGATAATGTCATTGAAAGTTTGATGCATCTCATATTTTTGCACTAAGCTTAACATTTCACATGCTATTAGTAATTCATAAatccaatgaaaaaacattgaCAAATACTTTGATATATGTTATTGCACGGTTGGTGTTAGAGTAGTGTTCTAACAAAAAAGTTTAGCACAGGCTACGAGTGTGATGGATTTGGAGTCTTTAGGTGAACCTGATAAGCTCAAGTCtactattttctatatttatgaATGTTTTCaattgtcaatttattttctatatttctatatttttttattgagcTTTTATatgagaataattaaaatatattataaaaaaataccttatttCTAGGACAAGTtcttgaaaaaatgttttttatggaaaaaattattaaatatattgttgagtatgaaagtcaattttaaaatacaattttataaaaaataagtttgaatttACCAACCTAATAAGTCAAACCATCGATTAGTTGATGTTTCAATATAGAATTGACTCTGCATCGTCCAAATCAACAATACAATTTTAATTCGAtgcctaatttaatttttaaaacattattgaATCAAGATTAGAGATCCGATGATGATTGATCTAACCATTAACCAtgaatttataacattttcGTGCAATGACcgattcaatttttaaaagattgttGAAACAAGGTTAGAGATCGGACAATGGAGGAGATTATGATGTGGCAATAATGTCTGAAGGGAGGCAGGTGACCATattataaaatcattaattgaGGTAAGCATAAACAAATTAAGGttgtaaaaaaggaaaaacaaaaggaatatttaaaatttttcatttaaaaaaaaaaggaaaaattgaaaatgagagAAGGAGGGTTATCAGAAGAGGGTGCTCTGCCTCAAATTAAAGATGGGCGTTGGAATTCTTCAACTCAATTCAAAAAGCACTATGAATGCAGCACTGTGTAATATATACCCTATCTTCAAATTCTCCGAGACTCACTCCCAACCGTCTCGCTGCCCTAGTTCCTGGATCGCTGGCAGAAGCTCTAACCGGCTGCCAACTCCTCGATCTCTGGTAATTGAAACTGTGGAAGACCAAGTTGATGAGGAAACGCGGTCGGAGTCAGTTGCTCGTCGCCTCATTCTGCTTCGGCACGCGAAGAGTTCCTGGACGGATCGTTCGCTGCGAGGTATTTGGAACTGGAAACCCCAATTCTCTATTTTCCCATCCCTCTCTTCAGTTCATATTTCCCACTCGGCGTTCAAATGCAGGCTAGCGCTTCTTGGCTTGTTCTGGAGCCGTTCTAGATCCCAGGTCTATAATTTGCCATAGTTCCCGTGCTGTTCTATCATACTCCAATCGAATCGATGAATTTGTACGTTTAAATGCCGCACAAGACAAAACTGAAATATTTGATTTCGTATCCACTTTCAAAGGCCCGCTCTTGTGATATAAGCACTTAATTAAGCGTAGCCTTGATTTGGGGATTCCTGGAAATCACGGTCCAGAGAGTAAAAATTGAATGGCCATGATAGCTTTCCATGTTCAGAACGAGTGTGCGCTTTGGGGCTTGAGCAAATATCATGAACTTTGTCCATTTCATTATCTTGTTTATATGCATTAGTGCACTACAGCAGACTTACGATCTCAAATTGTTCTTATGAAAAGCGGGTTTCAAATTGCAAGTTTGCTTTGTTTGAAAATAGCTCACAAGCACCATGCCtccatagaaaaataaataaacaaatatataaaagaaatgaaataaaattcagCAAAGTGACTATCACTTAGATTATCTTCAGGCTTTGTGATTACAGTCTCCTCTTTTTGTCTTACACAGATCATGATCGACCTCTGAGTAAAGCTGGACGAGCTGATGCCATCAATATTTCTCACAAGCTCCAACAGTTGGGTTGGATCCCGGAACTCATCCTATGCAGGTTAGAACTTTCTCAGAATAGTTGCTTAAGTTTGTATGAAAGAAATCCATAGAGCACAGCTTATGGGTACCCAATAATCAATTGCACATCATTGAATTTGAGATTTTCAACTGGTGCAGCGATGCGATGCGAACAAGGGAGACACTTAAAATTATGCAGGAGCAAGTGAGAGGCTTTTCAGAAGCTGAGGTACATTTTATTTCAAGCTTTTATTCCATTGCAGCAATGGATGGACAGACTGCTGAGCACCTTCAACAGGCTATCTGTAAATTTTCACGGGATGAGATTCTGACAGTTATGTGAGTGCTGCTAACTGTATCAGCTTCTCTGAAATTGTGTATGAGTGATGCTTATTTGTGTCTTTAGTGCACATTTTCATTCCCATGGAAAAGAAGTCTTTCAATTGGTTTGTACATGGCATTCAAAGTgagttcattttcttttccatagaATTTCTACAATGAATCTATATTCATGTCTATAGAAGACGCTTTTATGAGTTGATGCATGACATTGTTCCACATAAGAAGGTTAAGTTAACAATTTTTAATCTAGGAGGCCCAATAAGCTAATCCCAGACATTTGTTTGGTGAGTAGGTTTAGTGGGGAGTCACTTGATCACTTTCATTGTCCCAATACCTATTATATCAGAGATTTTCTCCTTAGCTGGTGTTAAATGCATGATACCAGGGATATCTCTGATAGATTTATAATATCCTCTCATGGTTTTGGTAGACAGAAGAATTTTTGTGTTGTGGAATTCTGCATCTTAGGTACTTTAGGTGTGATTTGTATGGAGTGGAATGCTAGTTCTTT is from Vitis riparia cultivar Riparia Gloire de Montpellier isolate 1030 chromosome 10, EGFV_Vit.rip_1.0, whole genome shotgun sequence and encodes:
- the LOC117924321 gene encoding uncharacterized protein At3g52155, chloroplastic; this encodes MGVGILQLNSKSTMNAALCNIYPIFKFSETHSQPSRCPSSWIAGRSSNRLPTPRSLVIETVEDQVDEETRSESVARRLILLRHAKSSWTDRSLRDHDRPLSKAGRADAINISHKLQQLGWIPELILCSDAMRTRETLKIMQEQVRGFSEAEVHFISSFYSIAAMDGQTAEHLQQAICKFSRDEILTVMCMGHNRGWEEAASMFSGASIELKTCNAALLEATGKSWEEAFNLAGLGGWKLHGIVKPNTSQ